The region ATACGATTTGATGGTGCAGATTTTTTAGGATATGACGGGACAGAATGGAAATCGTTGACAACGGGAACGGTTGTTACTGGCACTCCTCCAACTGTAAATATTAGTGCCTCACCTACCATTATTGCAACAGGTCAGTCTACTACATTATCATGGACATCTACTGACGCTATCGCTTGCGCCGCTTCAGGAGGGTGGTCAGGAGGGAAGGCAATATCTGGCAGTGAAGTTATATCACCTGCTTCATCAGTTACTTCCACATTAACATGTAATAATGCGTTTGGCAGTGGAGTTGATTCGGTAGCTGTTGATGTAAGGCAATGGGCTAATACGACAGGAGAAGGTAATCCCGGTGAGTCTTGCAATGCTTGGCTTACAAGGACTGGACAAACAGGTGTGAATGGTAGTGGTACCAGGGCTTATGACTCCTCGTATACGTTCAATAATTATTGTGTTTACCGTATGGTTAGTAATCAGGGTCAATGGGTATATCCGAGTACTTGGTCAAGTAGTAGTTATAGGCCGGTTAATGTTGGGACAGGATGCCTTGAGAGTGATATCGGCTACAGTTGTGGATATGTTGGATACAAAACTCAAACCAGAAGATAGTCATAAAGTTTGACAATAATCTCGTATAGAATTATAGTTAAAATATCGTCCGTTCTTCAAAGAAGCGGACTTTATTTTTAAAATTTAAAAAAAATATAACATGTTTGATTTAAAACAATTAAATTCCGCTCTTGAGCAATTAGAAGCTGAACGTGGAATTCCAAAAGAAAAAATTTTAGAGTCTATAGAAGACGCTCTTTCGGCTGCGTATAAGAAAGATTACGGCAAGAAAGGGCAGATTATTCGCGCTACTTTTGACTTGAATAGCGGGAAGACAGAATTTTCTCAAGTTAAAATAGTGGTTGATGAGTCTATGTTGAAGCCTGAAAACGAAGTTCACTTGGAGACAGAGTCTCCAATTTCACTTGGAGACTCTGTCTCCAAGTTTTCTAGTAAGACGGAAACGTTAGATGAAGCTACTCCAGAAGGGGGTGAAGAAACTAAGGTTAATTTTAATCCTGAACATCATATAATGATAGAAGAAGCAAGGAAGATTAAGAAGAATGTTGAGCCGGGCGAGGAACTAATTTTCTCTCTTGAGAATAAGGATGATTACGGGAGAATCGCCGCGCAAACAGCCAAGCAAGTTATCATCCAGCGCATACGCGAGGCAGAAAGAGAATCAATTCTTAAAGAATTTGATGATAAGCAAGATGAGATAGTAAGCGGTATTGTACAGCGTATTGAGAATAACAATGTTTTTGTTGATTTTGGACGCACGACCGGTATCATCACTCGCGATGAACAGATAAAAGGCGAAAGATACAGGATTGGAGAAAGGATTAAAGCATTGCTCTACTTGGTAGAAAAGGCGCCTAGGGGAATCAATATTTATCTTTCAAGGTCACATCCTCGTTTTGTTTATAAACTTTTTGAGATAGAGGTTCCGGAAATTGCTTCCGGTTTGGTTGAAGTGAAAAATATTGCCAGAGAAGCCGGTTCTCGCTCCAAGATTGCCGTTACTGCAAATCAAGAAGGAATTGACCCTGTCGGCTCATGTGTAGGCCAAAGAGGGGTAAGGGTTGAGGCTGTCATCTCAGAACTAGGCGGTGAGAAGATAGATATAATAGAATGGTCGGCTGAACCTGAAGTCTTCATCGCTAATTCACTTTCCCCCGCTAAAATCATTGATGTAGAAATAAAAGAAGGGAAGAAAGAGGCTAAGGTCATAGTTGATGAGGACCAACTTTCGCTTGCCATAGGGAAGAGTGGTCAGAATGTTCGCCTTGCGGCGAAGTTGACCGGATGGAAGCTTGACATTCATTCAAGGAGCGGAGAGTCTGTGGCTAAAGTGGATGAAGACGGAGAAGTTGAGATCGAGGAAGAATTAAAAGAAGAAAAATAAGAGTAATAAATTACCAATTATCAATAATCAATTTACAATAAATTCTCAATGATCCAATTTCCAAATATTGAAAACTGGAGATTGGAGATTGAAAATTAAGCAAAGCGTATGAATCTTTGGCATGATCTAAAACCAGGCGAAAAGGAAAAACTTAATGTAGTCATTGAGATACCTAAACTTTCGCGTATAAAATACGAACTTGATAAAGATTCAGGGCTTATTAAAGTTGACAGGGTGCTATATTCTCCTATGCATTATCCGGCAAATTACGGCTTCGTGCCGAAAACTTTGTGGGATGACGGCGATCCTCTGGATGTACTTGTGATATCTCACGAGCCTTTTGTGCCAGGGTGCTTGGTGGATGCGCGTCCTATCGGAATTCTTGATATGAAAGATGATGGAGAAGGCGACGCAAAAATTCTTTCTGTGCCGGCGAGAGACCCGAGATTTAATAATATTAAAGATATTTCTGACCTTGAGCCTCATATTTTGGAAGAAATAAAGCATTTCTTTAAAGTTTATAAAGATCTTCAGAAGAAAGAAGTCTTAGTGGAAAAATGGGAAGGAAGAGAAAAGGCTCTTGAAGCCATAGAGCATTCGTTTAATCTCTATAAAGAAAAATATCCTTCTTAATAAAGTTATTATACTATTATAATGCTCGGCATTAATAAAATAGAAAAAAATGAAGATAAAAATTTACGGATAGGATTTCCTCTGGGGGATAATGGTTTTACATTACTTGAATTATTAGTGGTTATTGCAATAATCGGTCTTTTTGCCACTATAGCGACAGTCGCTTTAAGTAACGCTAGGATGAGGGCAAGGGATATAAGGAGAGAAACAGATATGAATGAAATCCAAAAGGCATTGGAGCTTTATTTTGATGATAACGGAGATTATCCTCTTGGAGGGCACGATACTTGTTCCGGGGCTTGGGGCAGTGGATTTGATGGTCCGGCAAAGTTAGGACCTTATATAAAAGCACCCATTGATCCTTTGAATACGAATGGCCCATCTTGCGTAGCGGGTGATCGTTATTATGCTTTTTATAATCCGATTACATGGGACATGGGGGCAAAATGCCCTGCGGGGACTATTGTTCTTTATGCTTATATCGGTCCAGAATTAGCCAGTTCTGAATATCGGAGCGATTGTGGAACGAATTTTTTCACTAGGATTCTTAATAAATAAATGAATTTTCAAAAATCTAATAATAAAAAGATAATACAATCTTAAGTTATCCACATTCTTAATTTTAATAATTATTAAGACCTCTTATAATGAATATGTTAATTATTTTTTTTTAAATAGCAAAATATTATAAGTTATTAATCAATAAAATAGTATATGGATAATAAGATTTTTAGTAAGTTAGCGAAGATATTTTTAGTTTTATCTTTATTTTCGTTTGCTTTTATAGTAAAGGCCGAGTTGTCTCCGTCATCGGCTACTCTCTCGGCTGAAGTGAATGCTGTGAAGACGATAGACGGCAGCCAAAATATCACTTCTGAGAGCATCAGAGAGCTTGAAGAGAAGAGAGCGGAGCTTAAAAAAGAGCTTGAAAAAAGACAAATTGAAACTCAGCAAAATATATTAGAAAAAAAGAGAGAGATTGAAAAAGCGCGTATTGAAGCTCGTAGTATTAATGGAGAAATTGATGGGAAGGATAATCTACGTATTAATGCCAATAATAAGGCCGGAGGTTTGAAGGAGGTGGCCGTACAGATAAGGAAATTAAATAAAGAGGAGATTAGAATGTTTGAAGGGAAGAGAGAAGAGTTGAAGAATGAAATTGAAAGAAAGAGAGAAGAGTATAAAAAAGAGATTGAAAACAAAAGGGAAGAAGCTAAAAAAGAGATTGAGCAAAAAAGAGAGGAATTAAAAGCTCGTCTTCTGAATATAAAAGACGAACGAAAGAAAAATGCGATTGAGAAAATTGATGGACAGATAAAGAAATTAAATGAAAGAATGATAGAACACTTTTCAAATGTCTTGGATAAAATGGAAGATGTTCTAAAGGGTATTAGCTCTCGTGCCGATAAGGCAGAGGCTCATGGGCTTGATGTTTCAAGCGTAAGAGTGCTTATTGTTAATGCAGAAACGGCGATAGATTCTGCGAGGGTCAGTGTTGCAGAACAGGCGGGAAAGGTTTATTCAATTGATATTACAACGGAAGATAAGCTAAAATTTGATG is a window of Patescibacteria group bacterium DNA encoding:
- the nusA gene encoding transcription termination factor NusA, yielding MFDLKQLNSALEQLEAERGIPKEKILESIEDALSAAYKKDYGKKGQIIRATFDLNSGKTEFSQVKIVVDESMLKPENEVHLETESPISLGDSVSKFSSKTETLDEATPEGGEETKVNFNPEHHIMIEEARKIKKNVEPGEELIFSLENKDDYGRIAAQTAKQVIIQRIREAERESILKEFDDKQDEIVSGIVQRIENNNVFVDFGRTTGIITRDEQIKGERYRIGERIKALLYLVEKAPRGINIYLSRSHPRFVYKLFEIEVPEIASGLVEVKNIAREAGSRSKIAVTANQEGIDPVGSCVGQRGVRVEAVISELGGEKIDIIEWSAEPEVFIANSLSPAKIIDVEIKEGKKEAKVIVDEDQLSLAIGKSGQNVRLAAKLTGWKLDIHSRSGESVAKVDEDGEVEIEEELKEEK
- a CDS encoding inorganic diphosphatase — its product is MNLWHDLKPGEKEKLNVVIEIPKLSRIKYELDKDSGLIKVDRVLYSPMHYPANYGFVPKTLWDDGDPLDVLVISHEPFVPGCLVDARPIGILDMKDDGEGDAKILSVPARDPRFNNIKDISDLEPHILEEIKHFFKVYKDLQKKEVLVEKWEGREKALEAIEHSFNLYKEKYPS
- a CDS encoding prepilin-type N-terminal cleavage/methylation domain-containing protein — its product is MLGINKIEKNEDKNLRIGFPLGDNGFTLLELLVVIAIIGLFATIATVALSNARMRARDIRRETDMNEIQKALELYFDDNGDYPLGGHDTCSGAWGSGFDGPAKLGPYIKAPIDPLNTNGPSCVAGDRYYAFYNPITWDMGAKCPAGTIVLYAYIGPELASSEYRSDCGTNFFTRILNK